The Leptospira kirschneri serovar Cynopteri str. 3522 CT genomic sequence ACGGATCGATTCCGTGATTTTCTTTCCTCCGGATGATTCTAAGTAGTCGTGATTCAATTTTAAGAACGTGGTAGTTCCCACATTTTAGAAGTTTCATAGTAAAATCACGATTCGTGGTAGTTCCCACATTTTAGAAGTTTCATAGTAAAATCACGATTCGTAATAGTTCCCACATTTTAGAAGTTTCATAGTAAAATTACGATTCGTGGTAGTTCCCACATTTTAGAAGTTTCATAGTAAAATTACGATTCGTGGTAGTTCCCACAGATTTTACGGTAAATTAACCGTCTGTAGAGATAAAAAAATGTGATTATACGAACTTCCATGAGCGTTTAAGAACAATAAAGATTGCTCGAACGTCTATACAACCGCCGATATGACGGTTTCTGTGGAAACTCCTAAATTTTATAATAAACTTAACGTGAATTCCCACATTTTGAATTGTTATAAGTTTCTATTTTATGATTTGTGTGTTAGATTAAAACGAGCAAAGAGAAGTTCGTTTGTATTCTGTCGAATTATAGGAACTACTATAATTCGAGAAGAAGGCCCTTCTCGAATAGAAAAGGGCCAGAGAAAATTTTCTTTTAACGAAAGAAGATAAACGTAAGAAGCAAAAAGGTAGGAACTAATACTCCAAAAGAATAAAATACATATCCACCGAAGCTAGGCATCTTGATTTTATTCTCTTCCGCAACCGATTTTACCATAAAGTTAGGCGCGTTTCCGATATATGTAAGAGCGCCCATAAATACCGCTCCAACCGAAATTGCCTTTAGAATACTTTCTGCATGTGGATCTGCAAGAATTTGAGCGACACTGTTTAATCCTAGAGTACCTTTTGCCAAAGACAAAAATGTCAGATAAGTAGGTGCGTTATCTAATACTCCCGAGAATAAACCGGTTACCCAGAAAAATTGCCAGGTTTCGGTAATTCCTAATTCTTTTCCATGGTGTTCTAATAGAATCAGTGCAGGAATCATAGTGATAAAAATTCCTATGAACAGATAAGCGACTTCTTGAATTGGATGAAGAGTGAATTTGTTGTGTTCTCTTACATGCCCCTTGGTAGTGAACTTAGACGCGAAAATCAAACCGATCAACACTGCTTCTCTAATGAATGCTATATAAGGATTTTCATAAATTGCTGGAATATAATTTTGATTTAAATACGCGACAGACAAAACGACTCCTAGTAACCAGATGAAATTAACCTGACCTTCTAGACTGATTTTTTCCTTGTGAGTGTGATCTTTTTTAAGATCCTTGGCGGTTTCTTTTTTATAAGCGATCGAATCCCAGATAAAATAAAGAATCAAAAGAAGAATTCCAGCGACTAACAATTCAGGTAAAAGTTTAAACGTCCAAGTGAACGGAACTCCGATCAGATAACCTAAGAACAGTGGAGGATCCCCGAGAGGAGTTAAAGAACCGCCTATGTTAGAAACTAAAAAGATAAAAAAGACTACCGTGTGTACTACGTGTTTTCTTTCCGAATTCGTTTTTAAAATCGGACGGATCAAAAGCATAGAGGCTCCCGTAGTTCCAATAAACGAAGCCAGGAAAGTTCCAATAATCAAAAAGATAGTATTATTTAAGGGAGTCGCTTCTATATCACCTTTCAGACGGATTCCTCCGGA encodes the following:
- a CDS encoding sodium:proton antiporter, encoding MKQKFTSVFLAILLTLSATTLLADEPQSTVQDSSHTQEANSGHHEVEGEDLPYWSVIPFALILLSIALLPIVSHTTSHWWESNTNKLILSLVLGAVSFVILVLHGWFGKIVHTLVFEYVPFIILLGSLFYISGGIRLKGDIEATPLNNTIFLIIGTFLASFIGTTGASMLLIRPILKTNSERKHVVHTVVFFIFLVSNIGGSLTPLGDPPLFLGYLIGVPFTWTFKLLPELLVAGILLLILYFIWDSIAYKKETAKDLKKDHTHKEKISLEGQVNFIWLLGVVLSVAYLNQNYIPAIYENPYIAFIREAVLIGLIFASKFTTKGHVREHNKFTLHPIQEVAYLFIGIFITMIPALILLEHHGKELGITETWQFFWVTGLFSGVLDNAPTYLTFLSLAKGTLGLNSVAQILADPHAESILKAISVGAVFMGALTYIGNAPNFMVKSVAEENKIKMPSFGGYVFYSFGVLVPTFLLLTFIFFR